The nucleotide sequence TGGTATGTGCGTGTGTAGTGGGCAGAGTAAAGCAGAGCGTTGGGTCCTACCTCAGGTTTGGGGATGAAGGCCCGTCCTGGGATGGTGAAGCAGCTCTTTACAGTACAGAGGTACTGGGCCATGATGGACAGACGACTCCTCTGTCTGCTGGCTGTGCTGGCTGTCAACCTCTGGAGAGGATAACCCAACATATTTGGTCTGTATAATTTATACCCTGAACAGTAGATCATTGCTGAATAATACAAATGGAAATTCAGGAAAACCGACTTAGTGAGAATAAACAGTACTGGACAGCACACATACTTCTGCCACCTCTTTCTGGAAGGTAAGGGTCAGTCTGGTCCGGCCGTAAACAAAGGGTCCAGTTCTGTTGGATATGTTCTCCAGCCACTTGATGATGAGAGGAGTGGACACACTGAAGGGAAGGTTCCCTATGATATGCAGGTCCGGTGGATCTGAGCAGGGACAGATGTAGTCAACAACACTTTTGCATGTTGCAAAACATGGCACAAAATCAATGTACTTATTGTTCCAGACATAAAGCAATCTAGTAGGCACTTCCATCAACCAGGCAAGTGACAAATCTACCCATCTACTTTTTCATCTCACTCACCATCCTCCCATGCCTTGGTTATGACGTCTGGGAATCCTCTGTCCATTCTGTATGTGAGTATGTCACCATGGACAACCCTGAGCTTCCCTGGTGCTGCTTCAGACAAGAGCTGAGGAAACGGACATGGCATCTTACAGGTACTTGAGAATTTAAAAACTACTTTACCGTTTCTAATTTCTGCAATTATTTGAAAGACAACCCTTTCCTGCATATTCTCCTGTTAAGTACCTTTAGTCCAGGTATAAAGCGGTTGTCCTTCTCCACCACCAGCAGGTCTGCAGCCCCAGCGTTGAGGATGGAGCGGGTCAGACCTCCAGGTCCAGGACCCACCTCGCACACGTGGGCGTCCCTCAGACTGCCTGCCTGGCGCACAATCTTATCTACACAAGTTGAGAAAACACACAGCGACCAGGGTGTACTACTTACTCACATTGGAATGGGTTGGATATAATAAAGGTGAACAATGTACAAATAACTGCCAAATTacaggaaacacttgagtaaataaaGGATACGAactatattgaaagcaggtgcttccacacaggtgtggttcctcagtatattaagcaattaacatcccatcatgcttagggtcatgtataaaaatgcccagttgcccattattttggctaccatggctaaaagaagagatctcagtgactttgaaagaggggtctcaaaggagcattgcaggtttaaagggtgtgtgtgtgtgtgtgtctcagtcaccagatctcaacccaattgaacacttatggagATTCTGGAGCCACACCTGAGACAGTGTTTTCAACCAccaccaacaaaacaacaaattcTGGAATTTTTCATGGAGGAATGGTGTCGCATCTCTGCAATAGAGTTCCAGGCACTTATAGAATCTATGCCAAAGTACATTTAGGGCCTTGTAAAAAGGAGAATGAGGACAGAATCCAGACATTAAGATGGAATTCAACAATATAAACTagtatttgcatcaatccagtggccatttgttttgcTAACTCTGCAGTCACATGAGCACAGAATCGCTAACCCAAAAAACCCTCTCTTATCTAGGCCTACACCCAAAAATCCACATTTCTTTTCCCAGACCTCAAGTCAGTAGGCTAGTGTGGTTTAATCATTGTTGTGGACTTAAAACATTTAGTTATTTTTCTATTTAAAAAAGTCTGATTTTGAAAACGAAAACCCACCAAAATTGGTAAACTGAAACCTGAAGAAAAAGAGAAAAGGAAAAAATAAGACCAAATAAAATTAATAAAACAGAATCGGGGGGGATACAATAAATGTAATTGGGCCCTAAGCATTGAATCTGTtctggtggcccaacaccctattaaatCACTATGTtggcgtttcctttattttggtagttacctgTATCAATGCACTATGCATATTTTATTATGACATTCTAATATTCAAGAATAGTGGCTTCCATATGTATATGACTTGCAGACTAAATAAAAGGTGGGTAGTGGCACTGTATTTTAGCATAGGCATATGCCTGGCTCCCAGCTCTCCTTGGCAAAGCTGGCTATGCTTCTTTAATGCTTTTATCTAAAACAGAAACCTTGTTCAAGGGCACCAGATCAGATCTGCAGCACTGCATCACTGATAGAATCACATCGGTAGTGTCTGCTGCTTGTGGACAAGCCTATGTGGGCACTTCAGTCTAGTACACTAAAAGTGATGTGAACAGGGGGAAGGAAAAACACCATCGCGTCCTCATTGTGTAGAAGACACAGTGTACCAGGTG is from Oncorhynchus masou masou isolate Uvic2021 chromosome 32, UVic_Omas_1.1, whole genome shotgun sequence and encodes:
- the tfb1m gene encoding dimethyladenosine transferase 1, mitochondrial — protein: MAGPRKIASFRLPPLPTIGEVIKLYNLRAEKQLSQNFLLDMRLTDKIVRQAGSLRDAHVCEVGPGPGGLTRSILNAGAADLLVVEKDNRFIPGLKLLSEAAPGKLRVVHGDILTYRMDRGFPDVITKAWEDDPPDLHIIGNLPFSVSTPLIIKWLENISNRTGPFVYGRTRLTLTFQKEVAERLTASTASRQRSRLSIMAQYLCTVKSCFTIPGRAFIPKPEVDVGVVHFTPLAQPQIQQPFKLVEKVVRNVFQFRRKRCRQGIQMLFPEAQRPELAEVMMREADVDPTLRPTELSIPDFRALADAYSHLCSENQGLLTYDFREELRLKHLHRRPGSSSNGTQQPV